The Candidatus Methylomirabilota bacterium genome includes a region encoding these proteins:
- a CDS encoding transcriptional repressor, which produces MITNYETHATLRARGLRPTKPRRLILEAVRATDVHPTAAFVYRRVRKRLPRVSLATVYRNLRVLAAEGFLAERADAAGLRFDGNTAPHDHFTCLACGRIYDVPARRGRAARARMAAHTGFEILNHRTEYFGRCGDCRRHGGRTSPKAKRRS; this is translated from the coding sequence ATGATTACTAACTACGAGACCCACGCCACGCTGCGCGCGCGGGGGCTGCGGCCGACGAAGCCCCGGCGCCTGATCCTCGAGGCCGTGCGCGCGACCGACGTCCACCCGACGGCGGCCTTCGTCTACCGCCGCGTGCGGAAGCGGCTCCCGCGCGTGAGCCTCGCGACCGTCTACCGCAACCTCCGCGTGCTGGCCGCCGAGGGCTTCCTGGCCGAGCGCGCGGACGCGGCGGGGCTGCGCTTCGACGGCAACACGGCGCCCCACGACCACTTCACCTGCCTCGCGTGCGGCCGGATCTACGACGTCCCGGCGCGCCGCGGGCGGGCCGCGCGCGCGCGGATGGCGGCGCACACCGGCTTCGAGATCCTGAACCACCGCACAGAGTACTTCGGCCGCTGCGGCGACTGTCGCCGGCACGGCGGCCGGACGTCCCCGAAAGCAAAAAGGAGGAGCTGA